In Brachypodium distachyon strain Bd21 chromosome 2, Brachypodium_distachyon_v3.0, whole genome shotgun sequence, one genomic interval encodes:
- the LOC100843339 gene encoding uncharacterized protein LOC100843339, translated as MPVSSAISCCQQLRPPGPPPAPREEGSSSSSRIPLSRRRACFLAAAAACVVAVAAGGAGEAAAMARGAPHEHEAAAAVRVQAGAAARWSERRQCPPWRANSLENVVPENLPRPSARRRYNGVGERDPAPAPAASPEAVLPFLALRSGGMGCFSL; from the coding sequence ATGCCGGTCTCCTCCGCCATCAGCTGCTGCCAGCAGCTCAGACCTCCGGGTCCACCTCCGGCGCCGAGAGAagaaggcagcagcagcagtagtcGTATCCCGCTGTCGCGGCGCAGGGCGTGCTttctcgcggcggcggcggcgtgcgtggtggccgtggcggcgggagGGGCCGGAGAAGCAGCGGCGATGGCGCGGGGCGCGCCGCACGagcacgaggcggcggcggcggtgcgcgtGCAggctggggcggcggcgaggtggagcgAGCGCAGGCAGTGCCCGCCGTGGCGGGCGAATTCGCTGGAGAACGTAGTGCCGGAGAACCTGCCGCGCCcgtcggcgcggcggaggtACAACGGCGTCGGGGAGAGGGAtcccgcgccggcgccagccGCGTCGCCTGAGGCCGTGCTCCCGTTCCTGGCGCTGCGCTCCGGCGGCATGGGCTGCTTCTCTCTCTAA
- the LOC100843038 gene encoding uncharacterized protein LOC100843038 gives MATSVITSLVPLSRPRRTVQMYWARRNNHYRRLGSGGSPSRHLKVARLGGGAGPGAPRRTRAPGAAVRRLRWVATMLLSPARVLARLRDAYVDAMLALAAARTCAAMARPRVGAAAGAEYQTASALWAKRVPRARTERHGSASSASEFERRMMAHIYNALVTPEVAMA, from the coding sequence ATGGCCACCAGCGTAATCACCAGCCTCGTGCCTTTGTCCAGGCCGCGCCGCACCGTGCAGATGTACTGGGCGCGGAGGAACAACCACTACCGGCGcctcggcagcggcggctcgcCCTCGCGGCACCTCAAGGTAGCccgcctcggcggcggcgccggccccgGCGCGCCCCGCAGGACGCGGGCGCCCGGCGCTGCCGTGCGGCGACTAAGGTGGGTGGCCACCATGCTGCTGTCCCCGGCGCGCGTGCTGGCGCGGCTGCGGGACGCGTACGTGGACGCCATGCTGGCGCTggccgcggcgaggacgtgCGCGGCCATGGCCAGGCCCCGggtcggcgccgctgccggcgcggAGTACCAGACGGCGTCCGCGCTCTGGGCGAAGCGGGTGCCCCGGGCGCGCACGGAGCGGCATGGGTCGGCGTCGTCGGCTAGCGAGTTCGAGCGCCGGATGATGGCGCACATCTACAACGCGCTCGTCACGCCCGAGGTCGCCATGGCCTGA